The following is a genomic window from Lysinibacillus sp. JNUCC-52.
AGCTGTTCATTTCGCTTTACAAGCAGCAGAGCGATTAGCAGCAGATGGTATTTCAACGCATATTTTAGATTTACGTACTGTGTATCCTCTAGATAAAGAAGCAATCATTGAAGCGGCAAGTAAAACAGGCAAAGTTTTACTAATTACTGAAGATAACAAAGAAGGTAGCATTATAAGTGAGGTCGCAGCTATTATTGCTGAGAATTGCTTGTTTGATCTTGATGCACCTATCCAACGATTAGCTGGTCCAGATGTCCCTGCGATGCCATATGCACCGACAATGGAAAAGTTTTTCATGATTAATCCAGAAAAAGTAGAACGTGCTTTGCGAGATTTAGCTGCATTTTAATTACTCAGATGATACTCCTGTATATTAGGAGAAAAATACTTAGTTGTAGTCTCTTTTTGAAGTAAGCGTTAGGGGCGCATACTCAAAATAGCAAAAGCCTCGGGCGGTCGTCACAGATTTTAAACTTGCTTGCTTTGTCAACGCAATATCTTGGCTAAGGTTACTACCGAGGCGTAATTGATGGGGGGAATAGGATAATGGCGATTCAAAACATTACGATGCCACAGCTCGGTGAAAGCGTAACAGAAGGTACAATCGAAAAATGGCTCGTGCAACCAGGTGATACAGTAAAAAAATATGATCCATTAGCAGAAGTTGTGACAGATAAAGTAAATGCAGAAATCCCATCCTCTTTTGAAGGGGTTATTAAAGAGTTACTTGCTGAGGAAGGGCAAACGTTACCTGTGGGAGCCGTTGTTTGTTCAATCGAAATTGCAGGTGACGGTGAGTTACCTGAATCTCAACCTGCGAAAAAATCAACAGTAAGTTCAGCGATTCTCAATGCTGGTATTCAGAAAAAACAAGAGGCGCCAAAGGAAACGACGGTTGCCGTTTCGGCAGAAAAACCAGTAAGACAGCAAAAAGCGCGTTACTCACCAGCCGTACTTAGACTAGCGCAAGAACATGATATTGCACTTGAGCAAGTAGTTGGGACTGGAGAGGGTGGTCGTATTACACGAAAAGACCTTCAACAATTAATTGAAGCTGGCAATGTGCCAACGGCTAAAGATGCACCAACTTCTGAGCCAGTTGCCGCTGTTAGTAACCAACAAGTCACGCCATCTGAACAAGCTGCAAAACCAGTACCATCTGGCCAAGAAACACAAGCTGGTGATATTGAAATACCAGTTACAAACGTGCGTCGTGCCATTGCTAATAATATGGTGCGTAGTGCTCAAGAAGTACCACATGCTTGGATGATGATGGAAGTGGATGTAACGGATTTAGTTGCGTATCGAGATAGCATTAAGACAGAATTCAAACAAAAAGAGGGCTTTAATATTACTTACTTTGCATTCTTTGTTAAGGCTGTTGCACAAGCATTAAAAGAGTTCCCAATGATGAATTCAATGTGGGCAGGAGATAAAATCATTCAAAAACATGATATAAATATTTCCATTGCCGTAGCAACGGATGATGCACTCTTTGTCCCTGTTATAAAACACGCGGATGAAAAGTCCATTAAAGGGATTGCTAAAGAGATTCATGAGCTTGCTCAAAAAGTTCGCGCAGGCAAACTGACGATGGATAATATTAAAGGCGGTACGTTTACGGTTAATAATACAGGTGCTTTCGGCTCTATGCAGTCAATGGGCATCATTAATTACCCGCAAGCAGCTATTCTTCAAGTGGAAAGTATTGTAAAAAAACCTGTTGTTTTACCTGGCGGAATGTTTGCTGCACGCGATATCGTAAATTTATGTTTATCTTTAGATCATCGTATACTAGATGGATTAGTTTGTGGTAAATTCCTAAATAGAGTAAAAGAAATACTCGAAAATACAAATAAATCTTCGACGTCAGTCTACTGATGATTTGTCGGAAACCTGTTGTATAACGGTTTCCGATTTTTTTTTGCTTTTCGAGTAGCAAATTGTCATGTAGAATAACAAATAGAAACTACTAAGGGGGGAAGCTGATTAAGCGTCCGCATGTCAAACAACATGAAAAATATTGAATTTGAAAAGCCGTCCTATTCAGAATGGCAAGATGCAGCAATCAAAGCTTTAAAAGGGAAACCATTCGAGTCTCTTTTAACGAAAACAAGTGAGGGTGTTACGTTAGAACCGCTTTACACGCAAGAAAGTTTAGTAGCCAAACTAGGTGATGAGCTAGATCAACAAGTTGCCACAATCCGTTCCCTACAAAATGGCGAAGTATTTCGTGTGGCACAGCAAGTTTATGCTGAAACAAGTGAAGCATTCTTCGCGCAGCTTGATGATAGCTTAGCTCGTGGCAATGAGGTAGTGACAGTTGATAGTCGTGTAAGCTTTGAATGGACTGAAGAAATATTGGCACAACTAGCTACATATTTCTCTGAATATTCGTTTAAAATGACGGTAAAAAATGAAAATGACCCTTTACTGGCAGTATTCAACAACATACCAACTGAACAACGACAAGATGTAAACGGCTTCATTATTTCTAACAATCCAATTAAGCTTGTAGGATTGCCAAATGTACGTACGTTAAGTGCAGATACAGTGTCTTTCCATAATGAGGGTGCTAATGCTGTGCAAGAATTAGCATATGCACTTGCAATTGCGGCTAAATATGCAGAGCAAGAAGAAAGCTTTGAAGCTTTTGCACAAAAATTTTATGTTTCATTTGCCCTTGATACGCAATTCTTTACAGAAATCGCTAAACTACGTGCTTTTAAAGTACTTTGGAAAGCGTTCTCATCAGCTTATGGTGTGACAGAAAATGTAAAAGTTCCAACACTTGCTGAAACTTCGCTTCGAAGCTTCTCTAAATTGGATGTTTACGTAAATTTACTTCGCGCTGCAAATGAAGCGCTTTCTGGATTAATTGGCGGTGCGGATGTCTTTACAGTTCACCCACATGATGCATTAACGAAACCGACAGAGCAATCTGTACGTATAGCGCGCAATGTATCTCTAGTATTAAAAGAAGAAACAAATGTGTTAAAAATAACAGATCCTGCGGGTGGTTCATACTTCATTGAATCATTAACAGCTGACTTCGTAAAAGAAGCATGGACATTATTTTTAGAAATTGAGGCTGCTGGTGGTATAGATGCTTATACAGCTTCGGGGAAATTAGCTGAAGCGTTAGAAGCATCTTATCAAGCACGCATTAAAGCTGCACAAACACGCAAACAATCAGTTATCGGAACAAATATTTATGCAAATCCTGCAGATGTACTTGATAGCGAAACAAACCCACTATTTGCAAATATTAAGCGAATTACGATACCGTTCGAGCAACTGCGTTTACAAATGACTGCTGCCAATGTGAAAACTGGCATCTTAGCATTAGGCTCACTAAAAAGTTCTAAACCTCGTGCTGATTTTGTATCTGGTTTCTTAAATACTGTTGGTCTTGTACCCGAAAAAAGCGAACCAGCTGTAACAGCTAAGGAAGCACTTGCCTGGTTAGAAGCTACAGACGCAAAATATGTAGTTATCGCAGGTAATGATGATGCTACAAAAGAAATGGTTCCCGCAATTTTAGCTGAAAAACCAGCACACGTGATTGTAGACATTGCAGGTAAATTTAAAGACGAAGAAGAAGCTTGGTTAGCAAATGGCTTAAACGGCTTTATTTTCGCAGGACAGAACATCATTGAAAAATTAAATTCGGTGTTCGCTAGCATGAAGGAGGTCCAACGATGAGCAAGCCAAATTTTAGTGCAATTGAAATCGAAAAAGTATTAACAGCAGAAGCTCCTGCGGCTTCAGACGACAAATTCATGACAAATGAAGGTATTGAAATTAAAGATATTTATACAAAAGATGATATTAAAGATGTAAAACACTTAGATGATGTTGCAGGTATTGCGCCAAATACACGCGGGCCATACCCTACTATGTATGTCGCTCGTCCTTGGACAGTTCGTCAATATGCAGGTTTCTCCACTGCAGAAGAATCCAATGCATTTTACAAACGTAACCTTGCAATGGGGCAAAAAGGTCTTTCAGTAGCCTTTGACTTAGCAACTCACCGTGGATATGATTCGGATCACCCACGTGTAACAGGTGATGTTGGTAAAGCAGGGGTAGCAATTGATTCAGTAGAAGATATGAAAATTTTATTCGATCAAATTCCTTTAGATCAAATGTCTGTGTCAATGACGATGAATGGTGCCGTACTTCCGATACTCGCATTCTATATCGTTGCTGCTGAAGAACAAGGTGTTACTCCAGAACAGCTTGCAGGGACAATCCAAAATGATATTTTAAAAGAATATATGGTACGTAACACGTATATTTACCCACCAGCAATGTCGATGAAAATTATTGCAGATATTTTTGAATTTACAGCTAAGTTTATGCCTAAATTTAACTCTATTTCGATCTCAGGCTATCATATTCAAGAAGCGGGTGCTACAAATGACATCGAGCTTGCGTATACATTAGCGGACGGTCTTGAATATGTTCGGACTGGTTTAAAAGCTGGTATTGATATTGATGCCTTTGCACCACGTTTATCATTCTTCTGGGCTATCGGGATGAACTATTATATGGAAGTTGCGAAAATGCGAGCTGCTCGTCGTATTTGGGCACAAATGATGTCTACGTTCAATCCAAAAAATCCAAAGACATTGGCATTACGTACACACTCACAAACATCTGGATGGTCTTTAACAGAGCAAGATCCATTCAATAATGTAACGCGTACATTAATTGAGGCGAATGCTTCATCTATGGGCCATACGCAATCTCTTCATACGAATGCACTAGACGAAGCAATTGCATTACCAACAGATTTCTCTGCACGTATTGCACGTAATACGCAACTATTCCTACAAGAAGAAACGGCTATGACAAAAGTGATTGACCCTTGGGGTGGCTCATATTATGTTGAGAAATTAACAGATGAAATCACAAAGTCTGCATGGGCGTTAATCGAAGAAATCGAAGAACTTGGTGGTATGGCAAAAGCAATCGAAACTGGCCTACCAAAAATGAAGGTTGAAGAAGCTGCGGCTAAACGTCAGGCGAAAATCGATTCTAAATCTGAAACGATTGTAGGCGTGAACAAATATCGTCTAGAAAAAGAAGAACCAATCGATATTCTTGATATCGACAACACACTTGTGCGTCAAAAACAAATTGAGCGTTTAGATGCCATGAAAGCTTCTCGTGATGAGGCAGAGGTTCAAAAACATCTTGCTCGCTTAACGAAAGCAGCACAAGATGGTGAAGAAAACTTACTTTCAATAGCAGTAGACGCTGCACGTGCTCGTGCATCGCTGGGAGAAATCTCTGACGCTATCGAGGTAGTATCTGGTCGTCATAAAGCAATCATTCGCTCTATCTCAGGTGTTTATTCTGCAAACTTCTCGGATGAAGAGCAAATTACAGAAGTAAAAAATATGACAGATGAGTTCCTTGAAAATGAAGGTCGTCGCCCACGTATTTTAGTAGCTAAAATGGGACAAGACGGGCATGATCGCGGTGCTAAAGTAATTGCAACAGGCTACGCTGACTTAGGCTTCGATGTCGATATTTCACCACTATTCATGACACCAGAAGAAACGGCGCAAATGGCTGTTGAAAATGACGTACATTGTATTGGTGTATCATCACTCGCAGCAGGACACAAAACTCTTGTGCCAGCGTTAGTTTCTGAACTGACAAAGTTGGGCCGTGAAGATATTATCATTATCGTTGGCGGCGTTATTCCAGCACAAGATTATGAATTCCTTTATGAAGCAGGGGCAGTGGCAATCTTTGGACCTGGTACAGTTATACCAGTTTCTGCAATTAAAATTATTGAGGAAATTTATAAACGTTTAGGTTACGAGGAAGTGTCTAAATAATGGACAAAAACAAAGAGATGCAGGAAAGTGCTCTATTTGTCATGGATGGCGTGGAGGCATCTCACGATGGTATGCAATATGGTGTACCAAAAAAATTCCGAAAGAAAAAAGCTGACAAACTTGATATCCAAGAGCTTGCACGAAATGTCCGTGCAGGCTCGCGTGTACAATTGTCTAAAGCTATTACACTCATTGAAAGCTCAAATATGACTCATAAAGTACAGGCGCAAGAGCTATTACAGGAGCTTTTACCGCATACAGGCAACAGCGTCCGTATTGGTATTACGGGAGTACCAGGCGCAGGGAAAAGCTCTTTCATTGAAGCTTTCGGAACGATGTTATGTGAGATGGGTAAAAAAGTAGCAGTACTTGCAATAGACCCGAGTTCTTCGTTATCGGGGGGCAGTATTTTAGGCGATAAAACACGCATGGAAGAACTAGTGAAAAAGCCGAATGCGTTCGTTCGCCCGTCACCGTCTGCTGGTACCCTAGGGGGTGTTCATAAGAAGACGCGTGAAACGATGCTTGTCTGTGAAGCGGCTGGGTATGATGTGATTTTGATTGAGACGGTTGGTGTTGGTCAAAGTGAAACATATGTCCGAGGAATGGTTGATTTCTTCTTATTGTTAGTATTGACGGGTGCAGGAGATGAACTGCAGGGCATGAAAAAGGGCATTATGGAATTAGCAGATGCCATTGTTGTGCATAAGGCTGATGGTGATAATGTGCGACTAGCGAAAAAAACCGTTTCCGAATATAAGCAAATATTGCATTTCCTTCAACCCGCAACGCCAGGATGGATGTCTACTGCTATGCCAGTTAGTTCGTGGGAAAAAAAAGGACTCGATAAAGTATGGAATACGATCGGTGATTTTAGACAAACGGTGGAAGCGAATAATTACTGGTCCATTCGCCGTCAAAATCAAACGAAAGATTGGTTCCAATCCATGATTACAGATCATCTAATTGATGCATTTTATGGGGATCCAAACCGTAAAGAACAAGTACAGTTACTAGAGCGCCAAATTCTTAATGGACAATTGACAGTAACGCAAGGTGTAGATCGTTTATTTAGCGATGAGCAAACACAGAAATAATGTACGCTTTTATATGAGCATGTAGGTGCACAAAATCGTCACTTACTGCTATGATAGGAGATGTATGAGTGCTATCTAAAGCATCTAAAGCTTAAAGACAAGCGCGAAATTGAAAGGAGCTATCGCTTTATGAATATGGATTACGATTTATTTATGCAAGAAATTTTAAAAACAGCACGTGCTGAAATTGAAACTGCAGGTTATGAGCAATTACGCACACCTGAAGCTGTTGAAGAGGCGTTTGCTCGTCCTGGTACAACATTAGTCATGGTAAATTCAGTATGCGGCTGTGCGGGAGGTATTGCTCGACCAGCAGCAGCACAATGCGTGCATTACGATAAACGAC
Proteins encoded in this region:
- the scpA gene encoding methylmalonyl-CoA mutase codes for the protein MSKPNFSAIEIEKVLTAEAPAASDDKFMTNEGIEIKDIYTKDDIKDVKHLDDVAGIAPNTRGPYPTMYVARPWTVRQYAGFSTAEESNAFYKRNLAMGQKGLSVAFDLATHRGYDSDHPRVTGDVGKAGVAIDSVEDMKILFDQIPLDQMSVSMTMNGAVLPILAFYIVAAEEQGVTPEQLAGTIQNDILKEYMVRNTYIYPPAMSMKIIADIFEFTAKFMPKFNSISISGYHIQEAGATNDIELAYTLADGLEYVRTGLKAGIDIDAFAPRLSFFWAIGMNYYMEVAKMRAARRIWAQMMSTFNPKNPKTLALRTHSQTSGWSLTEQDPFNNVTRTLIEANASSMGHTQSLHTNALDEAIALPTDFSARIARNTQLFLQEETAMTKVIDPWGGSYYVEKLTDEITKSAWALIEEIEELGGMAKAIETGLPKMKVEEAAAKRQAKIDSKSETIVGVNKYRLEKEEPIDILDIDNTLVRQKQIERLDAMKASRDEAEVQKHLARLTKAAQDGEENLLSIAVDAARARASLGEISDAIEVVSGRHKAIIRSISGVYSANFSDEEQITEVKNMTDEFLENEGRRPRILVAKMGQDGHDRGAKVIATGYADLGFDVDISPLFMTPEETAQMAVENDVHCIGVSSLAAGHKTLVPALVSELTKLGREDIIIIVGGVIPAQDYEFLYEAGAVAIFGPGTVIPVSAIKIIEEIYKRLGYEEVSK
- the meaB gene encoding methylmalonyl Co-A mutase-associated GTPase MeaB; its protein translation is MDKNKEMQESALFVMDGVEASHDGMQYGVPKKFRKKKADKLDIQELARNVRAGSRVQLSKAITLIESSNMTHKVQAQELLQELLPHTGNSVRIGITGVPGAGKSSFIEAFGTMLCEMGKKVAVLAIDPSSSLSGGSILGDKTRMEELVKKPNAFVRPSPSAGTLGGVHKKTRETMLVCEAAGYDVILIETVGVGQSETYVRGMVDFFLLLVLTGAGDELQGMKKGIMELADAIVVHKADGDNVRLAKKTVSEYKQILHFLQPATPGWMSTAMPVSSWEKKGLDKVWNTIGDFRQTVEANNYWSIRRQNQTKDWFQSMITDHLIDAFYGDPNRKEQVQLLERQILNGQLTVTQGVDRLFSDEQTQK
- a CDS encoding methylmalonyl-CoA mutase family protein; translation: MKNIEFEKPSYSEWQDAAIKALKGKPFESLLTKTSEGVTLEPLYTQESLVAKLGDELDQQVATIRSLQNGEVFRVAQQVYAETSEAFFAQLDDSLARGNEVVTVDSRVSFEWTEEILAQLATYFSEYSFKMTVKNENDPLLAVFNNIPTEQRQDVNGFIISNNPIKLVGLPNVRTLSADTVSFHNEGANAVQELAYALAIAAKYAEQEESFEAFAQKFYVSFALDTQFFTEIAKLRAFKVLWKAFSSAYGVTENVKVPTLAETSLRSFSKLDVYVNLLRAANEALSGLIGGADVFTVHPHDALTKPTEQSVRIARNVSLVLKEETNVLKITDPAGGSYFIESLTADFVKEAWTLFLEIEAAGGIDAYTASGKLAEALEASYQARIKAAQTRKQSVIGTNIYANPADVLDSETNPLFANIKRITIPFEQLRLQMTAANVKTGILALGSLKSSKPRADFVSGFLNTVGLVPEKSEPAVTAKEALAWLEATDAKYVVIAGNDDATKEMVPAILAEKPAHVIVDIAGKFKDEEEAWLANGLNGFIFAGQNIIEKLNSVFASMKEVQR
- a CDS encoding dihydrolipoamide acetyltransferase family protein, translated to MAIQNITMPQLGESVTEGTIEKWLVQPGDTVKKYDPLAEVVTDKVNAEIPSSFEGVIKELLAEEGQTLPVGAVVCSIEIAGDGELPESQPAKKSTVSSAILNAGIQKKQEAPKETTVAVSAEKPVRQQKARYSPAVLRLAQEHDIALEQVVGTGEGGRITRKDLQQLIEAGNVPTAKDAPTSEPVAAVSNQQVTPSEQAAKPVPSGQETQAGDIEIPVTNVRRAIANNMVRSAQEVPHAWMMMEVDVTDLVAYRDSIKTEFKQKEGFNITYFAFFVKAVAQALKEFPMMNSMWAGDKIIQKHDINISIAVATDDALFVPVIKHADEKSIKGIAKEIHELAQKVRAGKLTMDNIKGGTFTVNNTGAFGSMQSMGIINYPQAAILQVESIVKKPVVLPGGMFAARDIVNLCLSLDHRILDGLVCGKFLNRVKEILENTNKSSTSVY